Proteins found in one Corynebacterium freneyi genomic segment:
- a CDS encoding DNA-directed RNA polymerase subunit beta', with translation MLDVNNFDELRIGLATADDIRRWSRGEVKKPETINYRTLKPEKDGLFCERIFGPTRDWECACGKYKRVRFKGIICERCGVEVTKSKVRRERMGHIELAAPVTHIWYFKGVPSRLGYLLDLAPKDLEKIIYFAANIITSVDEEARHNDQTTLEADMLVDKKMVEDDRDQELAERAQMLEEDLAELEAAGAKADARKKVQNAAEREMKHIRERAQRELDRLDEIWNTFIKLEPKQMVIDEGIYNELVDRYEDYFTGGMGAEAIQTLIRNFDLAAEAESLREIIRDGKGQKKLRALKRLKVVAAFLQSGNDPAAMVLDCVPVIPPELRPMVQLDGGRFATSDLNDLYRRVINRNNRLKRMIDLGAPEIIVNNEKRMLQESVDALFDNGRRGRPVTGPGSRPLKSLSDLLKGKQGRFRQNLLGKRVDYSGRSVIIVGPQLKLHQCGLPKLMALELFKPFVMKELVAKEYAQNIKSAKRMVERQRPEVWDVLEDVITGHPVLLNRAPTLHRLGIQAFEPVLVEGKAIQLHPLACEAFNADFDGDQMAVHLPLSAEAQAEARILMLSSNNILSPASGKPLAMPRLDMVTGLYFLTLEKPEQPGAHADATEDQPEQGIYASPAEAIMAYDRGAIGLQTPIKVRISHLRPPADVEAEHFPDGWEKGQIWTTKTTLGRVMFNELLPWNYPYVEGVMAKKPQAAIINDLASKYPMITVAQTVDKLKDAGFYWATRSGVTIAMSDVLVLPNKKEILDSYEQKADTIEKKFRRGKLSAAERHESLVNLWKAATAEVGEKVEGLYPDDNPIPMIVKSGAAGNMGQIHSLAGMKGMVTNPRGEYITRPIKTSFREGLSVLEYFNNSHGSRKGLADTALRTADSGYLTRRLVDVAQDVIVREEDCGTTAGVDVTIGEHVLGADGKPTGELRRAQYVETSAIARYLAAPVVDAGGNEILPTGTDLRDEEITDLLSRGIDTVKVRSVLTCNTPTGVCATCYGRSMATGKMVDIGEAVGIVAAQSIGEPGTQLTMRTFHQGGVGGDITGGLPRVQELFEARVPKNRAPLATATGRVRLEEDDHFFTLTIVPDDGSDEVVFDKLSKRQGLAEITVDGRRRAIRDGDTIEMGMQLMKGAADPHEVLRIRGRRGVQHHLIEEVQSVYRDQGVAIHDKHIEVIVRQMLRRVTVIDSGSTEFLPGSLVEHSEAVAASRQAVAEGGKAIQMRLEIMGITKASLATDSWLSAASFQETTKVLTDAAINKRSDKLIGLKENVIIGKLIPAGTGISRYRNIAVEPTKEAARQAAALFGSLGEGFYGAEDTYAEPTGRAVPLDDIPYDQ, from the coding sequence GTGCTCGACGTCAACAACTTCGACGAGCTTCGGATCGGGCTCGCCACCGCAGACGACATTCGCCGCTGGTCGCGCGGCGAGGTCAAGAAGCCCGAGACCATCAACTACCGCACCCTCAAGCCGGAGAAGGACGGTCTGTTCTGCGAGCGGATCTTCGGCCCGACCCGTGACTGGGAGTGCGCCTGCGGCAAGTACAAGCGCGTCCGCTTCAAGGGCATCATCTGCGAGCGCTGCGGCGTCGAGGTGACCAAGTCGAAGGTTCGCCGTGAGCGCATGGGCCACATCGAGCTGGCCGCGCCGGTCACGCACATCTGGTACTTCAAGGGCGTTCCGTCGCGCCTGGGCTACCTGCTGGACCTGGCGCCGAAGGATCTCGAGAAGATCATCTACTTCGCGGCGAACATCATCACCTCCGTCGACGAGGAGGCCCGCCACAACGACCAGACCACCCTCGAGGCGGACATGCTGGTCGACAAGAAGATGGTCGAGGACGACCGCGACCAGGAGCTGGCCGAGCGTGCCCAGATGCTGGAGGAGGACCTCGCCGAGCTCGAGGCCGCCGGCGCGAAGGCCGACGCCCGCAAGAAGGTGCAGAACGCCGCCGAGCGCGAGATGAAGCACATCCGCGAGCGCGCCCAGCGCGAGCTGGACCGCCTCGACGAGATCTGGAACACCTTCATCAAGCTCGAGCCGAAGCAGATGGTCATCGACGAGGGCATCTACAACGAGCTCGTCGACCGCTACGAGGATTACTTCACCGGCGGCATGGGCGCCGAAGCGATCCAGACGCTGATCCGCAACTTCGACCTCGCCGCCGAGGCGGAGTCGCTGCGCGAGATCATCCGCGACGGCAAGGGCCAGAAGAAGCTCCGCGCCCTCAAGCGCCTGAAGGTCGTCGCCGCGTTCCTGCAGTCGGGCAACGACCCGGCCGCCATGGTCCTCGACTGCGTCCCGGTGATTCCGCCGGAGCTGCGCCCGATGGTGCAGCTCGACGGTGGCCGTTTCGCCACCTCGGACCTCAACGACCTCTACCGTCGCGTCATCAACCGCAACAACCGCCTCAAGCGCATGATCGACCTCGGCGCGCCCGAGATCATCGTGAACAACGAGAAGCGCATGCTGCAGGAGTCGGTCGACGCGCTGTTCGACAACGGTCGCCGCGGACGCCCGGTCACCGGTCCGGGCAGCCGTCCGCTGAAGTCGCTGTCCGACCTGCTCAAGGGCAAGCAGGGCCGCTTCCGCCAGAACCTGCTGGGCAAGCGAGTCGACTACTCGGGCCGTTCGGTCATCATCGTCGGCCCGCAGCTGAAGCTGCACCAGTGCGGTCTGCCGAAGCTGATGGCACTCGAGCTGTTCAAGCCCTTCGTCATGAAGGAGCTGGTGGCCAAGGAGTACGCGCAGAACATCAAGTCGGCCAAGCGCATGGTCGAGCGTCAGCGCCCGGAGGTCTGGGACGTCCTCGAAGACGTCATCACCGGCCACCCGGTGCTGCTCAACCGTGCCCCCACCCTGCACCGCCTGGGCATCCAGGCCTTCGAGCCCGTGCTCGTCGAGGGCAAGGCCATTCAGCTGCATCCGCTGGCCTGTGAGGCGTTCAACGCCGACTTCGACGGTGACCAGATGGCCGTGCACCTCCCGCTGTCCGCGGAGGCGCAGGCCGAGGCCCGCATCCTCATGCTGTCCTCGAACAACATCCTGTCGCCGGCATCCGGCAAGCCGCTGGCCATGCCGCGACTGGACATGGTCACCGGTCTGTACTTCCTGACGCTGGAGAAGCCCGAGCAGCCGGGCGCCCACGCCGACGCCACCGAGGATCAGCCGGAGCAGGGCATCTACGCTTCCCCGGCCGAGGCCATCATGGCGTACGACCGGGGCGCGATCGGCCTGCAGACACCGATCAAGGTGCGCATCTCGCACCTGCGTCCGCCGGCCGACGTCGAGGCCGAGCACTTCCCCGACGGTTGGGAGAAGGGCCAGATCTGGACCACCAAGACCACCCTGGGCCGGGTCATGTTCAACGAGCTGTTGCCGTGGAACTACCCGTACGTCGAGGGCGTCATGGCCAAGAAGCCGCAGGCGGCGATCATCAACGACCTCGCGTCGAAGTACCCGATGATCACCGTCGCGCAGACCGTCGACAAGCTCAAGGACGCCGGTTTCTACTGGGCGACCCGCTCCGGCGTCACCATTGCCATGTCGGACGTTCTGGTTCTGCCGAACAAGAAGGAGATCCTGGACTCCTACGAGCAGAAGGCCGACACGATCGAGAAGAAGTTCCGCCGCGGCAAGCTCTCCGCGGCCGAGCGCCACGAGTCGCTGGTCAATCTGTGGAAGGCCGCGACCGCGGAGGTCGGCGAGAAGGTCGAGGGCCTGTACCCCGACGACAACCCGATCCCGATGATCGTGAAGTCCGGCGCCGCCGGCAACATGGGCCAGATCCACTCCCTGGCCGGCATGAAGGGCATGGTCACCAACCCGCGAGGCGAGTACATCACCCGCCCGATCAAGACCTCGTTCCGTGAGGGTCTGTCGGTTCTGGAGTACTTCAACAACTCGCACGGTTCCCGCAAGGGCCTCGCCGACACCGCCCTGCGCACCGCCGACTCGGGTTACCTGACCCGTCGTCTGGTGGACGTCGCGCAGGACGTCATCGTCCGCGAGGAGGACTGCGGCACCACCGCCGGCGTCGACGTCACCATCGGCGAGCACGTGCTCGGCGCCGACGGCAAGCCGACCGGCGAGCTGCGCCGCGCCCAGTACGTCGAGACCTCGGCGATCGCCCGCTACCTGGCGGCCCCGGTCGTCGACGCCGGCGGCAACGAGATCCTGCCGACCGGCACCGACCTGCGCGACGAGGAGATCACCGATCTGCTGTCCCGCGGCATCGACACCGTCAAGGTCCGCTCGGTCCTGACCTGCAACACGCCGACCGGCGTCTGCGCCACCTGCTACGGCCGTTCCATGGCCACCGGCAAGATGGTCGACATCGGCGAGGCCGTGGGCATCGTGGCCGCGCAGTCCATCGGTGAGCCGGGCACCCAGCTGACCATGCGCACGTTCCACCAGGGCGGCGTCGGCGGCGACATCACCGGCGGTCTGCCCCGAGTCCAGGAGCTGTTCGAGGCCCGCGTGCCGAAGAACCGCGCCCCGCTGGCCACGGCCACCGGTCGCGTGCGCCTGGAGGAGGACGACCACTTCTTCACGCTGACCATCGTCCCGGACGACGGTTCCGACGAGGTCGTCTTCGACAAGCTGTCGAAGCGCCAGGGTCTCGCCGAGATCACCGTCGACGGCCGCCGCCGCGCCATCCGCGACGGCGACACGATCGAGATGGGCATGCAGCTGATGAAGGGTGCCGCGGACCCGCACGAGGTTCTGCGCATCCGCGGTCGCCGCGGCGTGCAGCACCACCTGATCGAGGAAGTCCAGTCGGTCTACCGCGACCAGGGCGTGGCCATCCACGACAAGCACATCGAGGTCATCGTCCGTCAGATGCTGCGCCGCGTCACCGTCATCGACTCCGGTTCGACCGAGTTCCTGCCGGGTTCGCTGGTGGAGCACTCGGAGGCCGTGGCCGCGTCGCGTCAGGCGGTCGCCGAGGGCGGCAAGGCCATCCAGATGCGCCTGGAGATCATGGGCATCACGAAGGCCTCGCTGGCCACGGATTCGTGGCTGTCGGCCGCCTCCTTCCAGGAGACGACTAAGGTGCTGACCGATGCCGCGATCAACAAGCGCTCCGACAAGCTGATCGGCTTGAAGGAGAACGTGATCATCGGCAAGCTGATCCCGGCCGGCACGGGCATTTCCCGTTACCGCAACATCGCGGTGGAGCCGACCAAGGAGGCCGCCCGTCAGGCCGCCGCCCTGTTCGGTTCGCTGGGCGAGGGCTTCTACGGTGCGGAGGACACCTACGCCGAGCCGACCGGTCGCGCCGTCCCGCTGGACGACATTCCGTACGACCAGTAA
- a CDS encoding DUF1707 SHOCT-like domain-containing protein, whose protein sequence is MDANGTDDTRADDDPRDDDATGMEHTATPHAAHDGAVPPLRATDDERRRVADELSEALGRGQIDVTEFDERTSRVWAARTRDELTGPLTDLVADPRAIIDGTTDSASAGAVSPYRPAAAPARGPFHDVAGPSSRDLAAVSKQHVTGEKGGSAFSAAVMFGADRNGDWLCPPTHVSMAVMGGIDIDLRRARFESRHTEIVAVAIMGGIDVIVPEDMRVSVEGTGIMGGFDSSRSRDVVIAGHDLPPDAPSVRITGVAIMGGVEVRRVPRRGGLELE, encoded by the coding sequence ATGGATGCGAACGGCACCGACGACACCCGCGCAGACGACGACCCGCGTGACGACGACGCCACCGGCATGGAGCACACCGCGACTCCGCACGCCGCCCACGACGGCGCCGTACCCCCGCTGCGGGCCACCGACGACGAACGACGTCGAGTCGCCGATGAACTTTCCGAAGCGCTCGGCCGCGGCCAGATCGACGTCACGGAATTCGACGAACGCACCAGCCGCGTCTGGGCGGCCCGCACCCGCGACGAACTCACCGGCCCACTGACCGACCTCGTCGCCGATCCCCGCGCCATCATCGACGGCACCACCGATTCCGCATCGGCCGGCGCCGTCTCCCCGTACCGCCCCGCGGCCGCTCCCGCCCGTGGGCCATTCCACGACGTCGCCGGGCCGTCGTCACGCGACCTCGCCGCAGTGTCCAAGCAGCACGTCACCGGCGAAAAGGGCGGCTCCGCCTTCAGTGCCGCGGTCATGTTCGGCGCGGACCGCAACGGAGACTGGCTCTGCCCTCCCACCCACGTCTCCATGGCCGTGATGGGCGGCATCGACATCGACCTGCGCCGCGCCCGCTTCGAATCCCGGCACACGGAAATCGTGGCCGTCGCCATCATGGGCGGCATCGACGTCATCGTCCCCGAAGACATGCGGGTCAGCGTCGAGGGAACCGGCATCATGGGCGGTTTCGACAGCTCCCGCTCCCGCGACGTCGTCATCGCCGGCCACGATCTGCCACCCGACGCGCCGAGCGTCCGGATCACCGGCGTCGCCATCATGGGCGGCGTCGAGGTGCGCCGCGTCCCCCGCCGGGGCGGACTCGAACTCGAGTAA
- the thiC gene encoding phosphomethylpyrimidine synthase ThiC — MAKNATSPMDEARDQVTTGPIYRSEKIYDDVVFDGSPFGSEDVVLRIPARRINLTDGTHFDAYDTSGPYTETDADPDLHGGLPKTRDSWPTPPPAPASSESPELKASTQLAWARAGIVTPEMAFIAAREDVDPELVRSEVAAGRAVICANKNHPELEPMIIGKKFAVKVNANIGNSVVTSSIAEEVEKMVWATRWGADTIMDLSTGADIHETREWILRNSPVPVGTVPIYQALEKVKGDPAKLTWEIYRDTVIEQAEQGVDYMTVHAGVLLRYVPLAANRVTGIVSRGGSIMAAWCLAHHRESFLYENFAELCDIFAKYDITFSLGDGLRPGSIADANDEAQFAELRTLGELTKIAKARGVQVMIEGPGHVPMHKIAENVRLEEELCEEAPFYTLGPLATDIAPGYDHITSAIGAAMIAQAGTAMLCYVTPKEHLGLPNRDDVKVGVITYKIAAHSADLAKGLPRAQERDDALSKARFEFRWHDQFALALDPDTALEYHDETLPAEPAKTAHFCSMCGPKFCSMRISQDVRDYAKEHGLETVEAIEAGMAAKAEEFEAAGGRVYLPLTSE, encoded by the coding sequence ATGGCGAAAAACGCCACCAGCCCCATGGACGAGGCGCGGGACCAGGTCACCACCGGCCCGATCTATCGCTCCGAGAAGATTTACGACGACGTCGTGTTCGACGGTTCGCCGTTCGGTTCCGAAGATGTCGTCCTCCGCATTCCGGCCCGCCGGATCAACCTCACCGACGGCACGCATTTCGACGCCTACGACACGTCGGGCCCGTACACCGAGACCGACGCCGATCCGGATCTGCACGGCGGTCTGCCGAAGACCCGGGACTCGTGGCCGACTCCGCCTCCCGCGCCGGCGTCGTCGGAAAGCCCCGAACTGAAGGCGTCGACGCAGCTGGCGTGGGCCCGCGCGGGGATCGTCACCCCGGAGATGGCGTTCATCGCCGCCCGCGAGGACGTCGACCCCGAGCTGGTGCGCTCCGAGGTCGCGGCGGGCCGCGCGGTGATCTGCGCCAACAAGAATCACCCGGAGCTGGAGCCGATGATCATCGGCAAGAAGTTCGCGGTGAAGGTCAACGCGAACATCGGCAACTCGGTGGTCACGTCGTCGATCGCGGAGGAGGTCGAGAAGATGGTGTGGGCGACCCGCTGGGGCGCCGACACGATCATGGACCTGTCGACGGGCGCCGACATCCACGAGACCCGCGAGTGGATCCTGCGCAACTCCCCCGTGCCGGTGGGCACGGTGCCGATTTACCAGGCGTTGGAGAAGGTCAAGGGCGATCCGGCGAAGCTGACCTGGGAGATCTACCGCGACACGGTGATCGAGCAGGCGGAGCAGGGCGTCGACTACATGACCGTCCACGCCGGCGTGCTGCTGCGGTACGTTCCGCTGGCCGCCAACCGCGTCACGGGCATCGTGTCGCGCGGCGGGTCGATCATGGCGGCGTGGTGCCTGGCGCATCACCGCGAGTCGTTCCTGTACGAGAACTTCGCCGAGTTGTGCGACATTTTCGCGAAGTACGACATCACGTTCTCGCTTGGCGACGGCCTGCGCCCCGGTTCCATCGCCGATGCCAATGACGAGGCCCAGTTCGCGGAGCTGCGGACCCTCGGCGAGCTGACGAAGATCGCCAAGGCTCGGGGCGTGCAGGTGATGATCGAGGGACCGGGCCACGTGCCCATGCACAAGATCGCCGAGAACGTCCGGCTCGAGGAGGAGCTGTGCGAAGAGGCCCCGTTCTACACGCTGGGCCCCCTGGCCACGGACATCGCGCCGGGGTACGACCACATCACCTCCGCCATCGGCGCGGCGATGATCGCCCAGGCCGGCACGGCCATGCTCTGCTACGTCACCCCGAAGGAGCACCTGGGCCTGCCCAACCGCGACGACGTCAAGGTCGGTGTCATCACCTACAAGATCGCCGCGCACTCCGCGGACCTGGCCAAGGGATTGCCGCGCGCCCAGGAGCGCGACGACGCCCTGTCGAAGGCGCGTTTCGAGTTCCGTTGGCATGACCAGTTCGCGTTGGCCCTCGATCCGGACACCGCGTTGGAGTACCACGACGAGACGCTGCCTGCGGAGCCCGCGAAGACGGCGCACTTCTGCTCGATGTGCGGGCCGAAGTTCTGCTCGATGCGAATTTCGCAGGACGTCCGCGACTACGCCAAGGAGCACGGACTGGAGACGGTCGAGGCGATCGAGGCCGGCATGGCCGCGAAGGCCGAGGAGTTCGAGGCGGCCGGCGGTCGCGTCTACCTGCCCCTGACGTCGGAGTAG
- a CDS encoding Na/Pi symporter → MTTSRHPGDDAQVPADDTLSAGATATMTADHGEDVAASEVPEGLQRLPKWVLTLLAIGTLYMLIVAIGVIGDGFKGLGKDAAEGLFDFATNPFIALFVGVLATAIIQSSSTTTTLVVTAVGAGALPLEVAVPMIMGANIGTSVTNTLASFGHAGHKDEFRRAFAASTVHDFFNLFAVIVLLPLEIFFHPIQKSASWVSDQLFGTVLPDPGQADLVGTLTDPVVDVIGLDGLTGMLPGSDVIAGTVTILLGVAMIFFAVSWLGKILQLIMVGKAKTILEKSVGGHPLTAMGAGLAVTVAVQSSSVTTSVMVPFAGSGALTTRQIYPLTLGANVGTTVTALIAAMAVTGDGAKLALTIALVHTLFNIFGILIIYGLPFLRSLPLIGAETLARVAAERKILAVAWVLTVFIIIPALTILIKVLFT, encoded by the coding sequence ATGACGACTTCCCGACACCCGGGCGACGACGCCCAGGTTCCGGCCGACGACACCCTTTCCGCAGGCGCCACCGCGACGATGACCGCCGATCACGGCGAGGACGTCGCCGCCAGCGAGGTCCCCGAGGGGCTGCAGCGCTTGCCGAAGTGGGTTCTTACGCTACTTGCCATCGGCACCTTGTACATGCTGATCGTCGCCATCGGCGTCATCGGCGACGGATTCAAGGGCCTGGGCAAGGACGCCGCCGAGGGACTGTTCGACTTCGCCACCAATCCGTTCATCGCGCTGTTCGTCGGCGTGCTGGCCACCGCGATCATCCAGTCGTCGTCGACCACGACGACGCTGGTGGTCACCGCCGTCGGCGCGGGTGCGTTGCCCCTCGAGGTCGCGGTGCCCATGATCATGGGCGCCAACATCGGCACCTCGGTGACGAACACGCTCGCCTCCTTCGGCCACGCCGGCCACAAGGACGAGTTCCGACGCGCCTTCGCCGCTTCGACGGTCCACGACTTCTTCAACCTCTTCGCGGTGATCGTCCTGCTGCCGCTGGAGATCTTCTTCCACCCGATCCAGAAGAGCGCCTCCTGGGTTTCCGACCAGCTCTTCGGCACCGTTCTGCCGGACCCTGGCCAGGCGGATCTCGTCGGCACGTTGACGGACCCGGTCGTCGACGTCATCGGGCTCGACGGCCTGACCGGCATGCTGCCGGGATCCGACGTCATCGCCGGCACCGTGACCATCCTGCTCGGCGTGGCCATGATCTTCTTCGCCGTCTCCTGGCTGGGCAAGATCCTGCAGCTGATCATGGTCGGCAAGGCCAAGACCATCCTGGAGAAGTCCGTCGGCGGCCACCCCCTCACCGCCATGGGCGCGGGCCTGGCGGTCACCGTCGCCGTCCAGTCGTCGTCGGTCACCACGTCGGTGATGGTTCCCTTCGCCGGCTCCGGCGCCCTGACCACGCGCCAGATCTACCCGCTGACGCTGGGCGCGAACGTCGGCACCACCGTCACCGCGCTCATCGCCGCGATGGCCGTCACCGGCGACGGCGCGAAGCTGGCCCTGACCATCGCCCTGGTCCACACTCTGTTCAACATCTTCGGCATCCTCATCATCTACGGGCTGCCGTTCCTGCGCAGCCTCCCCCTGATCGGCGCCGAGACGCTGGCCCGGGTCGCGGCCGAGCGCAAGATCCTGGCGGTCGCCTGGGTGCTGACGGTCTTCATCATCATCCCGGCCCTGACCATCCTCATCAAGGTCCTGTTCACCTAA
- a CDS encoding vWA domain-containing protein produces MLDNATTMAGRIARRFTGRRVIGAVGVAALAMVAGSAGALAQGLGSGQGGGDRALSEFAGCIAGSKSGDILLVMDESGSLAGTDAITATDPDAKRVDAAQAFVKKMADYADATGSDINVRLAGFGGDYNAATDWTALESDDDGTNVDDDIEAFADRANENWTDYSAGLTGAAAAFRDSESPCRTVLFFSDGKPTAEGTADDSAIMDQVCHADGPVGRLRASGIQVFTIGLSNGDDDPAEHLRRISEGTDCSALAPNGAYIPAADASALTAAFERMAPSLGLGYDESRDIDESVEFTLDDSVTPVQLSVTPTGPGLDDIGALIPVLTPPGGEPIDLTGDVSDIAGNPITVTEGNEDAKGSVKVDMERGGDEWAGNWTFGYRVEGGQSDDAGYEFKLDIIPGLSIVVADSQPNVPLAKSDDDVIGVSIVGPDGDQRRFDGDARFTARIEPSNGDAPITLVDNEDIRSGSLDVPLDKVNGAVAGNLRMELAVTTAGDEGRPGTQLKPLHFSKDISVAPATMPKLPGSVNLDVHGTDGTATMQVAGPGTVWVDPGSFTVGDATVEYTADHDESNPLELERGETGEIVLTATTGTAIDRAIADAWIPVTAVDAESGQQDTVDVRVEGALTAPIDKATFGVALVLALLLALLIPLGVLYLMKYLTGRIPSSPGIHAVRVPVTLDGTTVVRTDKGGEFDLTYEEVIAAPRVTSSGRSVTLAGEQVVVKTGLNPFEPPKAVAESPNSISDAGERSGGSAQLPLAVHDRWFAIAQTPAPSTGMQDPMGQLGQMPGAPGKDAPIRASLIVAADEGITRERLAAIVDDIRRNGADRLGRLRETMSTEGSADGGPAESPTTDKESKRAKGKRGRRAAGAGDGRNQSPQPQPSPQNDFPSDFGSGDSFGGGSAGSGFGSNSGFGAGPGSTPDANRDSGFGQGSGFGSGGGSGFGGNAGSGFGTGGGSGFGGNPGSGFGAGGDSGFGANPGSSSGFDGSSGFGANRGSGFGWPNQGGFGQGPDSGSGSGRAEWGVPDDGAGNPPGDLDR; encoded by the coding sequence ATGCTCGACAACGCAACCACGATGGCGGGCCGCATCGCCCGCCGATTCACCGGCCGCCGCGTCATCGGCGCCGTCGGCGTCGCGGCGCTGGCCATGGTCGCCGGTTCCGCCGGCGCGCTCGCGCAGGGGCTCGGTTCCGGACAAGGCGGCGGCGATCGCGCCCTCAGCGAGTTCGCCGGCTGCATCGCCGGCTCGAAGTCCGGTGACATCCTCCTGGTCATGGACGAATCCGGCTCGCTTGCCGGCACCGACGCCATCACCGCCACGGACCCCGACGCCAAGCGCGTCGACGCCGCCCAGGCCTTCGTGAAGAAGATGGCCGACTACGCCGATGCCACCGGCAGCGACATCAACGTCCGTCTCGCCGGTTTCGGCGGAGACTACAACGCGGCCACGGACTGGACGGCCCTCGAGTCCGACGATGACGGCACCAACGTCGACGACGACATCGAGGCCTTCGCCGACCGCGCCAACGAGAACTGGACCGATTACTCCGCCGGCCTGACCGGCGCGGCCGCGGCATTCCGGGACAGCGAAAGCCCGTGCCGCACGGTTTTGTTCTTCAGCGACGGCAAGCCGACCGCCGAGGGCACCGCGGACGACTCGGCCATCATGGACCAGGTGTGCCACGCCGACGGTCCCGTCGGACGGCTGCGCGCGAGCGGAATCCAGGTCTTCACCATCGGACTGTCCAACGGCGACGACGACCCCGCTGAGCACCTGCGCCGGATCTCCGAGGGCACCGACTGCTCCGCCCTCGCCCCCAACGGCGCGTACATCCCCGCCGCCGACGCGTCCGCGCTGACCGCCGCGTTCGAAAGGATGGCCCCCTCGTTGGGCCTGGGCTACGACGAATCCCGCGACATCGACGAGTCGGTCGAGTTCACGCTCGACGATTCCGTGACCCCGGTGCAGCTCAGCGTCACGCCCACCGGCCCCGGCCTCGACGACATCGGTGCCCTCATTCCGGTGCTGACCCCGCCGGGCGGAGAACCCATCGACCTGACCGGGGACGTGTCCGACATCGCCGGCAACCCGATCACCGTCACCGAGGGCAACGAAGACGCGAAGGGCTCCGTGAAGGTGGACATGGAGCGCGGCGGCGACGAATGGGCCGGCAACTGGACCTTCGGCTACCGGGTCGAGGGCGGACAGTCCGACGACGCCGGCTACGAGTTCAAGTTGGACATCATCCCGGGGCTGAGCATCGTGGTCGCCGATTCCCAGCCCAACGTGCCCCTGGCCAAGTCCGACGACGACGTCATCGGCGTCTCCATCGTGGGGCCCGACGGCGACCAGCGCCGGTTCGACGGCGACGCTCGGTTCACCGCCCGCATCGAGCCGTCCAACGGCGACGCCCCCATCACCCTCGTCGACAACGAGGACATCCGGTCCGGATCCTTGGACGTTCCGCTGGACAAGGTCAACGGCGCGGTCGCCGGCAACCTGCGGATGGAGCTGGCGGTCACCACCGCCGGCGACGAGGGCCGGCCGGGAACGCAGCTCAAGCCCCTGCACTTCTCCAAGGACATTTCCGTCGCACCCGCGACCATGCCCAAGCTGCCCGGTTCGGTGAACCTGGACGTGCACGGCACCGACGGCACCGCGACCATGCAGGTCGCCGGTCCGGGCACCGTGTGGGTCGACCCGGGTTCCTTCACCGTCGGCGACGCCACCGTCGAGTACACGGCCGATCACGACGAGTCGAACCCGCTGGAGCTCGAGCGCGGCGAAACCGGGGAAATCGTCCTGACCGCCACCACGGGCACCGCCATCGACCGGGCCATCGCCGACGCGTGGATTCCGGTTACGGCGGTCGACGCGGAATCGGGACAGCAGGACACCGTCGACGTCCGCGTGGAGGGCGCTCTCACCGCCCCCATCGACAAGGCGACCTTCGGCGTCGCCCTGGTCCTCGCGCTCCTGCTGGCGCTGCTCATTCCGCTGGGCGTCCTGTACCTGATGAAGTACCTCACCGGACGGATCCCGTCGAGCCCCGGCATTCATGCGGTCCGCGTCCCCGTCACCCTCGACGGCACGACCGTGGTGCGCACGGACAAGGGCGGTGAATTCGACCTGACCTACGAGGAGGTCATCGCCGCACCCCGCGTCACGTCGAGCGGCCGCTCCGTGACGCTGGCGGGGGAGCAGGTCGTCGTGAAGACCGGCCTGAACCCCTTCGAACCTCCGAAGGCCGTGGCCGAAAGCCCCAACTCGATTTCCGATGCGGGCGAGCGTTCGGGTGGCTCCGCGCAGCTGCCGCTGGCGGTCCACGACCGCTGGTTCGCGATCGCGCAGACTCCGGCACCGTCGACGGGAATGCAGGACCCGATGGGGCAGCTGGGACAGATGCCGGGTGCCCCGGGCAAGGACGCGCCGATTCGGGCGTCGCTCATCGTGGCCGCCGACGAGGGCATCACCCGCGAGCGGCTCGCCGCCATCGTCGACGACATTCGTCGCAATGGCGCCGACCGGCTCGGCCGGCTGAGGGAAACCATGAGCACGGAGGGGTCCGCCGACGGCGGTCCCGCAGAGTCGCCGACGACCGACAAGGAATCGAAGCGGGCCAAGGGCAAGCGCGGACGTCGCGCGGCGGGCGCCGGTGACGGGCGGAATCAGTCGCCGCAGCCGCAGCCGTCCCCGCAGAACGACTTCCCCTCCGACTTCGGTTCGGGAGATTCCTTCGGCGGCGGGTCCGCGGGGTCCGGATTCGGTTCGAATTCCGGATTCGGCGCCGGCCCGGGATCGACCCCGGACGCGAACCGGGATTCCGGCTTCGGCCAGGGCTCCGGTTTCGGTTCGGGCGGGGGCTCGGGCTTCGGCGGCAACGCCGGCTCCGGCTTCGGCACCGGCGGAGGCTCCGGCTTCGGTGGCAACCCCGGCTCCGGCTTCGGCGCCGGCGGGGACTCCGGCTTCGGTGCGAACCCCGGCTCCAGCTCCGGATTCGACGGGAGCTCCGGCTTCGGTGCGAACCGCGGCTCCGGATTCGGATGGCCGAACCAGGGAGGCTTTGGCCAGGGCCCCGACTCCGGCTCAGGAAGCGGCCGCGCCGAATGGGGGGTGCCGGACGACGGTGCCGGGAACCCCCCGGGCGATCTCGACCGATAA